One region of Streptomyces rishiriensis genomic DNA includes:
- a CDS encoding FadR/GntR family transcriptional regulator, whose translation MEAVLTHLRGAIEQGRYAIGDKLPSEAELCRTLEVSRPVLREALRALQTMGLTVAKTGKGTFVIANTVEDPTFGDYAASDLLEVRRHVEIPVAGYAALRRTPENLDRLAHLLDRMERETDTTAWVAMDTLFHLTVAEAAQNPVFRRVIEEIRDALARQSAFLNELGGRREQSDREHRAIVEALIDGSGPDAVEAMSHHLDRVETTLTDIVRAPRTAVPGPDS comes from the coding sequence ATGGAAGCGGTGCTCACCCACCTCCGCGGCGCCATCGAGCAAGGCCGCTACGCCATCGGTGACAAGCTCCCTTCCGAGGCGGAGCTCTGCCGGACCCTCGAGGTCTCCCGCCCCGTCCTGCGGGAAGCCCTACGCGCCCTGCAGACGATGGGCCTGACCGTCGCCAAGACGGGCAAAGGCACCTTTGTGATCGCGAACACCGTGGAGGACCCCACCTTCGGCGACTACGCGGCCAGCGACCTGCTGGAGGTGCGCCGGCACGTCGAGATCCCGGTCGCCGGCTACGCGGCGCTGCGCCGCACCCCGGAGAACCTGGACCGGCTGGCGCATCTGCTCGACCGCATGGAGCGGGAGACGGACACCACCGCGTGGGTCGCGATGGACACCCTGTTCCACCTGACCGTCGCCGAGGCCGCCCAGAACCCGGTGTTCCGCCGGGTCATCGAGGAGATCCGGGACGCACTGGCGCGTCAGTCGGCCTTCCTCAACGAGCTGGGCGGACGGCGTGAGCAGTCCGACCGCGAGCACCGGGCGATCGTCGAGGCGCTGATCGACGGTTCCGGGCCCGACGCGGTGGAGGCCATGAGCCACCACCTGGACCGTGTCGAGACGACCCTCACCGACATCGTGCGCGCCCCGCGCACGGCTGTCCCCGGACCGGACTCGTGA
- a CDS encoding undecaprenyl-diphosphate phosphatase, whose translation MSAISVGQAVVLGAVEGVTEFLPVSSTGHLKITEGLMGIPVDDDAVVGFSAVIQVGAIAAVLVYFRKDIVRIVSAWFRGLRSREERHSHDYKFAWWVIYATIPIVVVGLAAKPLIEGPLASLWVVAGSLIVGSGVMWAADQMGRHKRGEDDTSFKDAMLVGSSQILALLFPGFSRSGATMSTALMLDLDRVAATRLSFFLGIPALTGAGIYELKDALGTGAGAAPLAVGTVVSFVVAYASIAWLLKFVAKHSFNAFVVYRLVVGVALFGLLAAGVLDS comes from the coding sequence ATGAGCGCCATCTCCGTCGGCCAAGCCGTCGTCCTCGGAGCCGTCGAGGGAGTGACCGAGTTCCTCCCCGTCTCCTCCACCGGCCATCTGAAGATCACCGAGGGCCTGATGGGCATCCCGGTCGACGACGACGCCGTCGTCGGGTTCTCGGCCGTCATCCAGGTCGGCGCGATCGCCGCCGTACTCGTGTACTTCCGCAAGGACATCGTGCGGATCGTCTCGGCCTGGTTCCGGGGTCTGCGCAGCCGTGAGGAGCGTCACTCGCACGACTACAAGTTCGCCTGGTGGGTGATCTACGCGACGATCCCGATCGTCGTCGTGGGGCTCGCCGCCAAGCCGCTCATCGAGGGGCCGCTGGCCTCGCTGTGGGTGGTCGCCGGCTCGCTGATCGTCGGCAGCGGCGTGATGTGGGCGGCCGACCAGATGGGCCGCCACAAGCGCGGCGAGGACGACACCTCGTTCAAGGACGCGATGCTGGTCGGCAGCTCCCAGATCCTCGCGCTGCTCTTCCCCGGCTTCTCCCGCTCCGGCGCCACCATGTCCACCGCGCTCATGCTCGACCTGGACCGGGTGGCCGCCACCCGGCTGTCCTTCTTCCTCGGCATCCCCGCCCTGACCGGCGCCGGGATCTACGAGCTGAAGGACGCCCTGGGCACGGGGGCGGGCGCGGCGCCCCTGGCCGTCGGCACGGTGGTGTCCTTCGTGGTCGCCTACGCCTCCATCGCCTGGCTGCTGAAGTTCGTCGCCAAGCACTCCTTCAACGCCTTCGTCGTCTACCGGCTCGTCGTGGGTGTGGCGCTGTTCGGCCTGCTGGCCGCCGGGGTGCTCGACAGCTGA
- the crcB gene encoding fluoride efflux transporter CrcB, which translates to MNWLVVVVGGMIGAPLRYLTDRAVQSRHDSLLPWGTFVVNTGGCLVLGVLTGAAAAGPDLRLFLGTGFCGALTTYSTFSYETLRLTETGAGLFAAVNAVASVVAGLGAASAGVALGQWAWS; encoded by the coding sequence GTGAACTGGCTGGTGGTCGTCGTCGGCGGCATGATCGGCGCGCCGCTCCGCTATCTGACCGACCGCGCGGTGCAGTCCCGGCACGACTCGCTCCTCCCCTGGGGCACCTTCGTCGTCAACACCGGCGGCTGCCTGGTCCTCGGCGTCCTGACCGGCGCCGCCGCCGCCGGTCCCGACCTGCGGTTGTTCCTGGGAACGGGCTTCTGCGGAGCGCTGACGACGTACTCGACGTTCTCCTACGAGACACTGCGGCTGACCGAGACCGGCGCGGGCCTCTTCGCCGCCGTCAACGCCGTCGCGAGCGTGGTGGCGGGTCTCGGGGCCGCGTCCGCCGGGGTCGCCCTGGGCCAGTGGGCGTGGTCGTAG
- a CDS encoding DUF190 domain-containing protein: MTTATGRALRLTVFVGENDTWHRKPLYTEIVHRARAAGLAGASVFRGIEGFGASSLIHTSRLLSLSEDLPVAIVVVDSEERVRAFLPELDELVTEGLVTLDPCEVVRYAGRGGNRAGTPGDTDTRGKKSL; this comes from the coding sequence ATGACTACAGCGACCGGCAGGGCCCTGCGGCTGACCGTGTTCGTCGGCGAGAACGACACCTGGCACCGCAAGCCTCTCTACACGGAGATCGTGCACCGCGCCCGCGCGGCCGGTCTCGCGGGCGCCAGCGTCTTCCGCGGCATCGAGGGATTCGGCGCGTCCTCGTTGATCCACACCTCCCGGCTGCTCTCGCTCAGCGAGGACCTGCCGGTCGCGATCGTCGTCGTGGACAGCGAGGAGCGGGTGCGGGCCTTCCTGCCCGAGCTCGACGAGCTGGTCACGGAAGGCCTGGTGACCCTCGACCCCTGCGAGGTCGTCCGGTATGCCGGCCGAGGCGGGAACCGGGCCGGGACCCCGGGCGATACGGACACGAGGGGTAAGAAGTCGTTGTGA
- the crcB gene encoding fluoride efflux transporter CrcB yields the protein MTAEEAENLRTGAARRATGTSRLPVVVVVAVGGGIGAAARYAASLWWPTRAGGFPWTTFWVNVVGCAVIGVFLVVITEAGTAHRLLRPFFGTGVLGGFTTFSTYAVDVRKLFGDDRPGTALAYLAATLCAALLAVWLAATATRRALLWRQR from the coding sequence ATGACAGCTGAGGAGGCCGAGAACCTCCGCACCGGCGCGGCACGGAGGGCGACCGGGACAAGTCGGCTCCCGGTGGTCGTCGTCGTGGCCGTCGGGGGCGGGATCGGTGCCGCCGCCCGCTACGCGGCCTCCCTCTGGTGGCCGACGCGGGCGGGCGGGTTCCCCTGGACGACCTTCTGGGTGAACGTCGTCGGCTGCGCGGTGATCGGCGTCTTCCTGGTCGTGATCACCGAGGCGGGGACGGCGCACCGGCTGCTGCGGCCGTTCTTCGGCACCGGCGTGCTGGGCGGCTTCACCACCTTCTCGACGTACGCCGTCGACGTCCGGAAGCTGTTCGGCGACGACCGCCCCGGCACGGCCCTGGCCTACCTCGCCGCGACCCTGTGCGCGGCGCTCCTCGCGGTCTGGCTCGCGGCCACGGCGACCCGCCGCGCTCTCCTGTGGAGGCAGCGATGA
- a CDS encoding SMP-30/gluconolactonase/LRE family protein, with the protein MDRRTPLVPLRYITLPGHGPEDVVADTRGRVLTGVSDGRILRVDGLDDPPAARVEHIAEIGGRPLGLELLPDGDLLVCCADGALLRVDPDGGTGNVRVLTDTVAGERLRFCSNAVALPDGTVYFTVSSQVHPLRDWMGEIVEHTGTGRLLRLEPGAREAEVVLEGLQFANGLARAADDSFLIVAETGARRLTRYRLTGPRAGRAEPLVEQLPGFPDNLWRGAPDGPVWVALAGPRVPPLDLLHRAGPAARRRAARLAVNAPYRPSGTAAVLAVDDDGRIVHHLTHRRSGFRMVTSVCETGGRLVLGSLWERGIAVCEAPVTK; encoded by the coding sequence ATGGACCGTCGGACGCCTCTCGTCCCCCTCAGGTACATCACTCTTCCCGGGCACGGCCCCGAGGACGTGGTCGCCGACACCAGAGGGCGGGTACTGACCGGGGTGTCGGACGGACGGATCCTGCGCGTCGACGGTCTGGACGACCCGCCAGCGGCCCGTGTCGAGCACATCGCCGAGATCGGCGGCCGCCCACTCGGTCTCGAACTCCTCCCGGACGGCGACCTGTTGGTGTGCTGCGCCGACGGCGCGCTGCTGCGCGTCGACCCCGACGGCGGCACCGGGAACGTCCGCGTCCTGACCGACACGGTGGCGGGGGAGCGGCTGCGCTTCTGCAGCAATGCCGTCGCGCTGCCCGACGGCACCGTCTACTTCACCGTGTCCAGCCAGGTCCATCCCTTACGGGACTGGATGGGCGAGATCGTCGAACACACCGGCACCGGCCGCCTGTTGCGCCTGGAGCCCGGCGCCCGCGAGGCGGAAGTCGTGCTGGAGGGCCTCCAGTTCGCCAACGGACTCGCGCGCGCAGCCGACGACTCCTTCCTGATCGTGGCCGAGACCGGCGCCCGCCGTCTCACCCGCTACCGGCTCACCGGCCCCCGGGCCGGCCGGGCCGAGCCCCTGGTCGAGCAGTTGCCGGGGTTCCCGGACAACCTGTGGCGCGGCGCGCCCGACGGCCCGGTCTGGGTGGCGCTGGCCGGTCCGCGCGTCCCCCCGCTCGACCTCCTGCACCGCGCCGGTCCCGCCGCACGCCGTCGCGCCGCCCGCCTCGCCGTGAACGCGCCGTACCGCCCGTCGGGCACCGCGGCAGTGCTGGCGGTCGACGACGACGGCCGGATCGTCCACCACCTCACCCACCGCCGCTCCGGGTTCCGCATGGTCACCAGCGTCTGCGAAACCGGCGGCCGACTGGTCCTGGGCAGCCTCTGGGAGCGCGGCATCGCGGTCTGCGAGGCGCCCGTGACCAAGTGA
- a CDS encoding ArsR family transcriptional regulator: protein MLRTPVSERRLDILEWLKEPARHFPPQRHGDLVEDGVTADVVAAKLGVCRQAAGTHLALLAGVGLLRAKRIRRRTYYRRDEMRIAEVARMFEKGW, encoded by the coding sequence ATGCTGAGGACTCCCGTGAGCGAGAGGCGACTGGACATCCTGGAGTGGCTGAAGGAGCCGGCCCGGCACTTCCCGCCGCAGCGGCACGGCGACCTCGTCGAGGACGGCGTCACGGCGGACGTCGTCGCGGCGAAGCTGGGCGTGTGCCGCCAGGCGGCCGGCACGCACCTCGCCCTGCTCGCCGGCGTCGGTCTGCTGCGCGCCAAGCGGATCAGGCGCCGTACCTACTACCGGCGCGACGAGATGCGCATCGCCGAAGTGGCGCGGATGTTCGAGAAGGGGTGGTAG
- a CDS encoding glycoside hydrolase family 53 protein yields the protein MFHPRRTLRALLLPLAAGLALTALPAQTAQAATTLTNAGFETGGAGTATPAGWSTYSAAGQNSASFTESGGHTGSYRLSHYSASAYKVETYQYLSGLTNGNYKLTAWVRSGGGQNSAYLALKNCGSAEQRTAIPVSPSGWIRIVTSIAVTNNQCTVSVNSDANAGNWINVDDLTFASGSSGLSIKGSDVSSLIKSEALGGVYKNSSGTTQDALAVLKNAGQNYARLKVWVNPADGYNNKARVLAAAKRIKAQGTKLLVDFHYSDIWADPGAQTVPAAWAGHSYSQLKTDVYNHTYDVLNALKAQGTTADMVQVGNEINGGMLWSAGSTDNWSQLAGLLNSGYDAVKAVNSGTTVALHLAKGGDLAGTRWWFDNAVSNGVRFDVIGLSYYGYWHGTLADFQTTLDDAAARYSKPVFVAETAYPFRLDSEDSHENIIDLSSELVSGYPASVAGQTRWMNDVASIVEAVPNGRGLGVFYWESTWTAVTGNGWDPTDAGSGNGWENQALFGYDDKALSSMSWFSHR from the coding sequence ATGTTCCATCCCAGACGCACACTCAGAGCCCTCCTGCTGCCGCTTGCCGCCGGGCTCGCCCTCACCGCCCTGCCCGCGCAGACAGCGCAGGCGGCCACCACGCTCACCAACGCCGGCTTCGAGACCGGCGGCGCCGGCACCGCGACACCGGCCGGCTGGTCGACGTACTCGGCGGCCGGGCAGAACTCCGCCTCCTTCACCGAGTCCGGCGGTCACACGGGCAGTTACCGTCTCTCGCACTACTCGGCCTCCGCCTACAAGGTCGAGACGTACCAGTACCTGTCCGGGCTCACCAACGGCAACTACAAGCTCACCGCCTGGGTGCGCTCCGGCGGCGGCCAGAACTCCGCGTACCTGGCCCTGAAGAACTGCGGCAGCGCCGAGCAGCGCACCGCCATCCCGGTCTCCCCGAGCGGCTGGATCCGCATCGTCACCTCCATCGCGGTGACGAACAACCAGTGCACCGTCAGCGTCAACTCCGACGCCAACGCCGGGAACTGGATCAACGTCGACGACCTGACCTTCGCGTCGGGCTCCAGCGGCCTGAGCATCAAGGGCTCGGACGTGTCGTCGCTCATCAAGAGCGAAGCGCTCGGCGGCGTCTACAAGAACAGTTCCGGGACCACCCAGGACGCGCTCGCCGTCCTGAAGAACGCCGGACAGAACTACGCGCGCCTGAAGGTCTGGGTGAACCCCGCCGACGGCTACAACAACAAGGCGCGGGTCCTGGCGGCGGCCAAGCGCATCAAGGCGCAGGGCACGAAACTCCTGGTGGACTTCCACTACTCGGACATCTGGGCCGACCCGGGGGCGCAGACCGTGCCCGCCGCGTGGGCCGGGCACTCCTACAGCCAGCTGAAGACGGACGTCTACAACCACACCTACGACGTCCTCAACGCCCTCAAGGCACAGGGCACCACCGCGGACATGGTGCAGGTCGGCAACGAGATCAACGGCGGCATGCTGTGGTCCGCCGGTTCCACCGACAACTGGTCGCAGCTCGCCGGACTGCTCAACTCCGGCTACGACGCGGTCAAGGCCGTCAACTCCGGCACCACCGTGGCGCTGCACCTCGCCAAGGGCGGGGACCTGGCCGGCACCCGCTGGTGGTTCGACAACGCCGTCTCCAACGGGGTGAGGTTCGACGTCATCGGTCTGTCGTACTACGGGTACTGGCACGGCACGCTCGCCGACTTCCAGACCACCCTCGACGACGCCGCCGCCCGCTACTCCAAGCCGGTCTTCGTCGCCGAGACGGCGTACCCCTTCCGGCTGGACAGCGAGGACTCGCACGAGAACATCATCGACCTCTCGAGCGAGCTGGTGTCCGGCTATCCGGCCTCCGTCGCCGGCCAGACCCGGTGGATGAACGACGTGGCGAGCATCGTGGAGGCCGTCCCGAACGGCCGCGGCCTCGGCGTCTTCTACTGGGAGTCCACCTGGACCGCCGTCACCGGCAACGGCTGGGACCCGACGGACGCCGGCTCCGGCAACGGCTGGGAGAACCAGGCCCTGTTCGGCTACGACGACAAGGCCCTGTCCTCCATGTCGTGGTTCAGCCACCGCTGA